The Acidianus manzaensis genome has a window encoding:
- a CDS encoding glycosyltransferase, producing the protein MIEKYTEIIGEDELDGIIKIAERLKDFSILHVNSTRAGGGVAEILNRMVPLMRELGLNVDWKVIRGENDFFKVTKSFHNSLQNGVGNLPDNAFETYNKWQEINANELPLDYDIIMIHDPQPLGLINFKKKGKWIWRCHIDISNPYQPVWNFLKEKIEKYNAMIVSTPIFARDDVEIPQFIIPPSIDPLSIKNIKLPDITVKRVLYKYGIDLKKPLLVQISRFDYAKDPVGVIKAYKLAKKHIPNLQLAYVGSPATDDPEGQEVYDKTVKEAEGDKDIHLLMLPPYSDLEINAFQTGASVVMQKSLKEGFGLTVSEAMWKKKVVIGGRTGGIPLQIIHGITGFLVDNIDGAAHYIIHSLKNPDLVEKIGENAREHVRNNFLITRHMREYMSVMLYVTGRTIPESLKNPVLQ; encoded by the coding sequence ATGATAGAAAAATATACTGAAATAATAGGTGAAGATGAGCTAGACGGAATAATAAAGATAGCTGAGAGATTAAAAGACTTCTCAATTTTGCACGTCAATTCTACTAGAGCTGGAGGCGGAGTAGCTGAAATCTTGAATAGAATGGTACCATTAATGAGGGAATTAGGCCTAAACGTAGATTGGAAAGTCATTAGAGGAGAAAATGATTTCTTTAAAGTAACTAAGTCGTTTCATAATTCTCTTCAAAATGGAGTAGGAAACTTACCAGATAATGCTTTTGAAACTTATAATAAATGGCAAGAAATTAACGCTAATGAGTTACCATTAGACTACGATATAATAATGATACATGATCCACAGCCATTAGGATTAATAAATTTCAAAAAGAAGGGTAAGTGGATATGGAGATGCCACATAGATATTTCTAATCCATATCAGCCAGTATGGAATTTCCTTAAGGAAAAAATAGAAAAATATAATGCTATGATTGTGTCAACCCCGATCTTTGCTAGGGATGATGTAGAAATACCTCAATTTATAATACCTCCTTCAATTGACCCTTTAAGTATTAAAAATATTAAACTTCCAGATATTACGGTAAAAAGAGTATTGTACAAGTATGGGATAGATCTCAAAAAGCCTTTATTAGTACAGATATCAAGATTTGATTATGCCAAAGACCCAGTAGGAGTTATAAAGGCTTATAAATTAGCTAAAAAGCATATACCAAACTTACAATTAGCATATGTTGGAAGTCCGGCAACAGATGACCCAGAAGGACAAGAAGTATACGATAAGACTGTTAAAGAAGCAGAAGGCGATAAAGATATTCACTTATTAATGTTACCACCATATAGTGATCTCGAAATTAACGCATTTCAAACTGGAGCCTCCGTAGTGATGCAGAAATCCTTAAAGGAGGGATTTGGATTAACAGTAAGCGAAGCTATGTGGAAGAAAAAAGTTGTTATAGGTGGAAGAACTGGAGGAATACCATTACAAATAATTCACGGAATAACTGGATTTCTAGTTGATAATATAGATGGAGCAGCACATTATATTATACACAGTTTAAAAAACCCAGATTTAGTAGAAAAAATTGGTGAAAATGCCAGAGAACATGTGAGAAATAACTTCCTAATTACTAGGCATATGAGGGAATATATGAGTGTCATGCTATACGTTACAGGGAGAACTATTCCTGAAAGTTTGAAAAATCCAGTTTTGCAATAA
- a CDS encoding RsmB/NOP family class I SAM-dependent RNA methyltransferase, translated as MGYKKLFTKALILILSKNVSLEKAFDSSFKLYGKGNRKILFEEFKKFIIKYLYSRNVYPGYSINQIYNLEVKNIDPEFTIPVWAYYRLYPLLGREGLKGIYNRKKWIRVNTLKSDLNQIVTSLREKGYTLIPTEIPYLFELNSDNSITKTKEFEEGYIILQDKASILSILFLDPKPNERILEIGSAPGIKTSLIQQITKNRSYVVAIDVSTKRVLMQKQLMKKLEVNNVDLIISDGLHLPIRKADKIFIDAPCSNSGTINVDPSVFIRLAKKDIIKLSRLQKGILREASKLKTIVVYTTCSLFPEEGEKVIEDFEKYLIKIPNKGHEGYKKSKVWLRVYRTYPHKDFSEGFFIAKLDFSNFQE; from the coding sequence GTGGGTTATAAGAAATTATTCACTAAAGCACTAATTTTGATACTTTCGAAAAATGTTTCCCTAGAGAAAGCCTTTGATTCTTCATTTAAACTTTATGGTAAAGGAAACAGGAAAATATTATTTGAAGAATTTAAAAAATTCATAATAAAATATCTTTATTCAAGAAACGTGTATCCGGGATATAGTATAAATCAGATCTATAATTTGGAAGTGAAAAACATTGATCCAGAATTTACTATTCCAGTCTGGGCATACTATAGACTCTACCCTCTTCTAGGTAGAGAAGGATTAAAAGGAATATATAACAGAAAAAAGTGGATTAGAGTTAACACTTTAAAATCAGATTTAAATCAAATAGTAACCTCATTGAGAGAAAAAGGTTATACATTAATTCCTACTGAAATTCCATATCTTTTTGAATTAAACTCAGATAATTCAATAACTAAAACAAAAGAATTCGAGGAAGGCTATATTATCTTACAAGATAAAGCTAGTATACTCTCAATTTTGTTTCTTGATCCTAAGCCTAATGAAAGAATTTTAGAAATAGGCTCTGCTCCAGGCATAAAAACTTCCTTAATACAGCAGATTACAAAAAATAGATCCTACGTTGTAGCAATAGATGTTTCAACAAAAAGAGTATTAATGCAGAAACAGCTGATGAAAAAACTTGAAGTAAATAATGTTGACCTAATAATATCTGATGGTTTGCATTTACCAATAAGAAAAGCAGATAAAATATTTATAGATGCACCATGCAGCAACAGTGGTACAATAAATGTAGATCCATCAGTATTTATTCGATTAGCAAAAAAGGATATAATTAAGCTATCTCGTTTACAAAAAGGCATATTGAGAGAAGCTTCTAAATTAAAAACAATTGTGGTATATACTACGTGTTCTTTGTTTCCAGAAGAAGGAGAAAAAGTTATAGAAGATTTTGAAAAATATCTTATAAAAATTCCAAATAAAGGACATGAGGGATATAAGAAAAGTAAAGTATGGTTACGTGTATATAGAACATATCCTCATAAAGATTTTTCAGAAGGGTTTTTTATTGCAAAACTGGATTTTTCAAACTTTCAGGAATAG
- a CDS encoding DNA double-strand break repair nuclease NurA gives MNPEKIIEKISKIAEDEEQRKRKIDTLLSIISDDIYYQNTDFTFYNISELPRKHTACAIDGSMYKVDIDDTTLVITRAVKIKGIYGEVKEIPPEILEDLKLVSDYYGIDKVNKDAIISMLTLETNMIKSCEDCDIVFIDGPIIDPPTYDENDCQLKDFVNYRVNSIKSIKKNIIGIVKRFSQRFIINYFINNGYLQLKDARESSVIKTIFKNLRDKYQDYNNPRFLGWISWDNIIQPLEDLKGLLKSYEIYAKNGIKIFSGYYQYNAISPISRIDVINNQDLSLLSYIKSWSYPSIEEITILNRLADEISGIKKEEAEAYAKLLMVAKAKI, from the coding sequence TTGAATCCTGAAAAAATAATAGAGAAGATATCGAAGATAGCAGAAGATGAAGAGCAGAGAAAAAGAAAAATAGATACATTATTATCAATAATATCAGACGATATTTATTATCAGAATACTGATTTTACGTTCTATAACATAAGTGAATTACCTAGAAAACATACTGCTTGCGCAATAGATGGAAGTATGTATAAAGTAGATATTGATGATACAACCCTTGTAATTACTAGGGCAGTCAAAATAAAAGGAATTTATGGAGAAGTAAAAGAAATTCCACCTGAGATATTAGAAGATTTAAAGTTAGTTAGTGACTATTATGGTATTGATAAAGTAAATAAAGATGCAATTATTTCTATGTTGACTCTAGAAACTAATATGATAAAATCTTGCGAAGATTGTGATATAGTTTTTATTGATGGGCCAATAATAGATCCACCTACTTATGATGAAAATGATTGTCAGCTAAAAGACTTTGTAAACTATAGAGTGAATAGTATAAAGTCTATAAAAAAGAATATCATAGGAATAGTAAAAAGATTCAGTCAAAGATTTATTATTAATTATTTTATAAATAATGGATATTTACAACTTAAAGATGCAAGAGAAAGTTCAGTAATAAAAACTATATTTAAAAATTTAAGAGATAAATATCAAGACTACAATAATCCAAGATTTCTAGGATGGATAAGTTGGGACAACATAATACAACCATTAGAAGACCTTAAAGGTCTATTAAAATCGTATGAAATTTATGCTAAGAATGGTATAAAAATATTTTCTGGTTATTATCAGTATAATGCTATCTCACCCATTTCCAGAATAGACGTGATAAATAATCAAGATTTAAGTTTATTATCTTATATAAAATCATGGAGTTATCCATCAATAGAAGAGATTACTATTTTAAATAGACTAGCAGATGAAATATCAGGAATAAAAAAAGAAGAAGCAGAAGCTTATGCTAAATTACTTATGGTTGCAAAAGCAAAAATATGA
- a CDS encoding ATP-binding protein encodes MLDEGKTIGIVLQKGESNEVQALISPEVEINSGQLFIIKDNNKLSLARLDNYQYINEFYDEKIPIVKGLLTEDKTFDILNMNTAIKAELSIIKKYNHNSSPLPGSYVKMLPENKNEDFLKEFYGVDPKSFIKYGSFAGSDIPLLLDLNSITMHLGIFGETGSGKSYDMRYLISLLSNIKISGKTTALPMIIIDANGDYTDFSSINIDLVSGGRKWIKKYVIREPKSDLETKLTIDLSLFSPKDLSEFIISLKYGGNDINSLQSNLLDYVLSKHDNKEYNTLLGKEEGISLLQQEIQSENLKEVGFSPSTGRAVISALEIFKDRIVKRFKLVSNSSSVNESTLDIIWENKGLLIIDFSADGSPGVDISTKQLIVSYISRLLLNYLTKAKYSGSQKLLSFIIEEAQNYIPSNDYPISANLTKEALVTLATQGRKFGVSLFLVSQRPAFIDKYVLSMLNTFFFHRIYHEDLRYVMSASGGLPESLAKRLTSLETGYVIVSGVMSALKVPALVKIPWDPRLGLYAGAVERIDRVLIEDSIK; translated from the coding sequence ATGTTAGATGAAGGAAAGACCATAGGGATTGTATTACAAAAAGGCGAATCTAATGAAGTTCAAGCTTTAATATCACCAGAAGTTGAGATAAATTCTGGTCAATTATTTATTATAAAAGATAATAATAAATTATCTTTGGCTAGACTTGATAACTATCAATATATAAACGAATTTTATGACGAGAAAATTCCAATAGTTAAAGGATTACTTACAGAAGATAAAACATTTGACATATTAAACATGAATACTGCAATTAAGGCTGAACTTAGTATAATAAAAAAATATAATCATAATTCGTCTCCGTTACCTGGTTCTTATGTTAAGATGTTACCAGAAAACAAAAATGAAGATTTTTTAAAAGAATTTTATGGAGTAGATCCTAAATCCTTTATTAAGTATGGAAGTTTTGCCGGTTCAGATATACCGCTTTTACTTGATTTGAATTCTATAACTATGCATTTAGGAATTTTTGGAGAAACGGGAAGTGGAAAGAGCTATGACATGAGATATTTAATTAGTTTACTTTCAAATATTAAAATTTCAGGTAAAACTACTGCTTTACCTATGATTATAATAGACGCTAATGGAGATTATACCGATTTTTCATCTATAAATATAGATTTAGTATCAGGTGGAAGAAAATGGATAAAAAAATATGTAATAAGAGAGCCTAAATCAGATCTAGAAACAAAGTTAACTATAGATTTGAGCTTATTTTCACCTAAAGATTTGTCTGAATTTATTATTTCATTAAAATATGGTGGAAATGATATAAATTCATTGCAAAGTAATTTATTAGATTATGTTCTTTCTAAACACGATAATAAAGAATATAATACTCTCTTAGGAAAAGAAGAAGGAATATCTCTACTCCAACAAGAAATTCAAAGTGAAAATTTGAAAGAAGTAGGGTTTAGCCCCAGTACAGGCAGAGCAGTTATTAGTGCTCTAGAAATTTTTAAAGATAGAATAGTAAAAAGATTTAAACTAGTAAGTAATTCCTCTTCAGTTAATGAATCTACTTTGGATATAATCTGGGAAAATAAAGGATTATTAATTATAGACTTTTCAGCTGATGGTTCTCCAGGCGTTGATATATCAACAAAACAGTTAATTGTTAGTTATATATCTAGACTATTATTAAATTACTTAACTAAAGCTAAATATTCTGGTTCTCAAAAACTTCTATCATTTATAATAGAAGAAGCACAAAATTATATTCCTTCAAATGATTATCCTATTTCAGCAAACCTTACTAAAGAAGCTTTAGTAACTTTAGCTACACAAGGCAGAAAATTCGGAGTCTCACTATTCCTAGTCAGTCAAAGGCCAGCATTTATAGATAAGTATGTACTATCTATGCTTAATACTTTCTTCTTTCATAGAATTTATCATGAAGATCTAAGATACGTTATGTCAGCCTCAGGTGGATTACCAGAATCGTTAGCTAAGAGATTAACTTCCCTAGAAACAGGATATGTAATAGTCTCCGGAGTTATGAGTGCATTAAAAGTTCCAGCATTAGTTAAAATACCATGGGATCCTAGGTTAGGGTTATACGCAGGTGCTGTGGAAAGAATTGATAGGGTTCTAATTGAAGATTCAATAAAATGA
- a CDS encoding DUF5591 domain-containing protein has protein sequence MQCPPLQGERVVKREGEDPFKHPVVQKWHEYFLENWFSNKRIAFLLPCTSIKPYNRSATHKLAYSIAKNIDYIQFYSVSEPMLLVPREYENCYPFNSYDYPPSMMTKEEKEEFINLLARALKHIFPMHEKIIAVLPKHHLEITQKASEISNVNIEFHPYGRLAFKTISNTLNEIIIEDTNLTSLEKISNTP, from the coding sequence ATGCAATGTCCGCCATTGCAAGGTGAAAGAGTAGTTAAAAGAGAAGGAGAAGATCCTTTTAAGCATCCAGTAGTCCAAAAGTGGCATGAGTATTTTCTAGAAAACTGGTTTTCAAACAAAAGAATAGCGTTTCTTCTTCCATGTACCTCAATAAAACCTTATAATAGGTCAGCTACACATAAGCTTGCCTATTCCATAGCTAAAAACATTGATTATATTCAATTTTATTCTGTATCTGAACCAATGTTACTAGTTCCCAGAGAGTACGAGAATTGCTATCCTTTCAATTCCTACGATTATCCACCTTCAATGATGACAAAAGAAGAAAAAGAAGAATTTATCAATCTTTTAGCTAGGGCATTAAAGCATATTTTTCCAATGCATGAAAAGATAATAGCAGTTTTACCAAAACATCACCTAGAAATTACACAAAAAGCTAGCGAAATATCTAATGTAAATATTGAATTTCATCCTTATGGAAGGCTAGCATTTAAGACAATAAGCAATACTTTAAATGAAATAATTATAGAAGATACTAATTTAACCAGTTTAGAAAAGATTAGTAATACTCCTTAA
- a CDS encoding LPXTG cell wall anchor domain-containing protein, with translation MKIKALILLTLVILVFSLKIQAYNVNISIYEHNMSSNGILVFVEYNGTISTIKENSTINLPNTSVTIIVYNTQIGYKVLINGNATNEYTFFPYKINNINITIIPNYIDIHLFINGSGKIEIRYPNSSSIIINKTTTLKVLCGSLLTLYAKPDHDSFISWNNSSTYPTLFIIAQNSTTITAIFGHSKDPNNVGINSSQDLVYLGILIVLGGFYLFIKRKKNI, from the coding sequence ATGAAAATAAAGGCGTTAATACTTTTAACATTAGTAATATTAGTATTTAGTCTAAAAATTCAAGCGTATAATGTAAATATATCGATTTATGAACATAATATGTCTAGTAATGGAATTCTAGTTTTTGTGGAATATAACGGTACTATATCAACAATAAAGGAAAACTCAACAATAAATTTACCTAACACTAGTGTTACTATAATAGTCTATAATACTCAAATTGGCTATAAAGTACTAATAAATGGAAATGCTACAAATGAATATACTTTCTTTCCCTACAAAATAAATAATATAAATATAACTATAATACCAAATTATATAGATATTCATCTTTTTATCAATGGTAGTGGTAAAATTGAAATACGTTATCCTAATAGTAGTAGCATAATTATCAATAAAACTACTACTTTAAAGGTATTATGTGGGAGTTTACTAACTTTATATGCTAAACCAGATCATGATTCATTTATCAGCTGGAATAACTCATCGACTTATCCTACATTATTTATAATAGCTCAAAATTCAACTACGATTACGGCGATTTTTGGTCATAGTAAAGACCCTAATAATGTAGGAATTAATTCATCACAAGATTTAGTATATCTAGGAATACTTATAGTTTTAGGTGGTTTTTATCTTTTTATTAAAAGAAAGAAAAATATCTAA
- a CDS encoding thioredoxin domain-containing protein has protein sequence MNSLANSESEYLREASNQPINWFTWSDEAFAKAKKENKLILVDVGASWCHWCHVMDDETYSNIDIANIINNNFVAIKVDRDEMPEIDRKLQLLVSQISGESGWPLTVFMTPDAKVFFGGTFFPPEDSYGRIGFKKLLNEIIRLWNTEKEKILNASVSIDFKENLQVKSNSLNFNLIESAFSILTSAYDFEYGGLGNSMKFPHPKVDEFMRAYSYWTKDDIGEKLSQFTLKKMFYGGIFDQVGGGFHRYTVDREWKVPHFEKLLIDNAELLEDYYNAYLQSNDIEYLEAFNLTLDFLNRDLKNPDGYSNSIDADSEGIEGGYYTWTEDELKDALGDNFNLGIKIFNIPECEEVEGRKVLMLKDLNDLTKIVNKNKTELISYIRSLRKILLQYRQKNRKLPNIDKNTYSYPNYKLAEVLLFSKTNVQDALSIVNNINNNIITRRLKGGKEGILEDYATALLASIAAYEVTSSEKYYNMSIELGEKIMKDFLTADGFIESKDNKDLSVFDMPNESPNSLAIKGLLKLSNISDIKIDENIISKFSNLDPSSVSGILISAGSLIKGIAHIVIIDEKDGNAERLHDYSLKTYYPLKVVEKISDDVKDRLTSTLRSMITYGKGKSRAFICIGTTCSMPIYEGEKINSFLKSKEI, from the coding sequence ATGAACTCTTTAGCTAACTCTGAAAGTGAATATTTAAGAGAAGCTTCTAATCAGCCTATTAATTGGTTTACGTGGTCAGATGAAGCTTTCGCTAAAGCAAAAAAGGAAAACAAGCTTATCTTAGTTGATGTAGGAGCTTCATGGTGCCATTGGTGTCATGTAATGGATGATGAAACATATTCTAATATAGATATCGCAAATATAATTAATAATAATTTTGTAGCAATAAAAGTAGATAGGGACGAAATGCCTGAAATAGATAGAAAACTTCAGTTATTAGTTAGCCAAATCTCTGGCGAATCAGGTTGGCCTTTGACAGTATTCATGACACCAGATGCTAAAGTATTTTTCGGAGGAACTTTTTTCCCTCCAGAAGATTCTTATGGAAGAATAGGATTTAAGAAATTATTAAATGAAATTATAAGATTATGGAATACAGAAAAGGAAAAGATACTTAATGCTTCTGTGTCTATAGATTTTAAGGAAAACTTACAAGTAAAATCCAACTCTCTTAATTTTAATCTAATTGAATCTGCCTTTTCGATCTTAACTTCGGCTTATGATTTTGAATATGGTGGTCTAGGAAATTCTATGAAATTTCCTCATCCTAAAGTAGATGAATTTATGCGGGCTTACTCTTATTGGACAAAAGATGACATAGGAGAAAAATTAAGCCAATTCACTTTAAAAAAGATGTTTTATGGAGGAATATTTGACCAAGTAGGAGGAGGTTTTCATAGATACACAGTAGATAGAGAATGGAAAGTACCTCATTTCGAAAAATTACTAATAGATAATGCTGAACTATTAGAGGATTATTATAATGCATATTTGCAAAGTAACGATATAGAATATTTAGAAGCATTCAATTTAACACTTGATTTCTTAAATAGAGATCTAAAAAATCCAGATGGATATAGCAATAGTATAGATGCAGACAGTGAAGGTATAGAAGGAGGATATTATACATGGACTGAGGACGAACTTAAAGATGCACTTGGAGACAATTTTAATCTAGGTATAAAAATATTCAACATACCAGAATGTGAAGAAGTAGAAGGAAGAAAAGTCCTAATGTTAAAAGACCTTAATGATTTAACTAAGATAGTGAATAAAAATAAGACAGAACTAATCAGTTATATTAGATCTCTAAGGAAAATATTATTACAGTATAGACAAAAAAATAGAAAATTACCAAACATAGATAAAAATACATACTCATATCCTAATTACAAGTTAGCTGAAGTATTACTATTCTCTAAAACTAACGTCCAGGACGCTTTATCTATTGTAAATAATATCAATAATAATATAATTACTAGAAGATTAAAAGGAGGTAAAGAAGGAATTTTAGAAGATTATGCTACTGCATTATTAGCTAGCATTGCCGCTTATGAAGTAACTTCCTCAGAAAAATACTATAATATGTCTATTGAGTTAGGAGAAAAAATAATGAAAGATTTCCTTACTGCCGACGGTTTTATAGAAAGTAAAGATAATAAGGATCTCTCAGTTTTTGATATGCCAAATGAATCTCCTAATTCACTAGCCATAAAAGGATTGTTAAAGCTTTCAAATATATCTGATATCAAAATAGACGAAAATATAATTTCTAAATTTTCTAACCTTGATCCTTCTTCAGTTTCAGGAATTTTAATTTCTGCTGGAAGTTTAATAAAAGGAATAGCCCATATAGTAATAATCGATGAGAAAGACGGAAATGCAGAAAGATTACACGATTATTCGCTTAAAACGTATTATCCTTTAAAGGTAGTGGAAAAAATTTCTGATGATGTAAAAGATAGACTTACTTCTACTTTAAGAAGCATGATTACTTACGGTAAAGGTAAAAGTAGAGCTTTCATATGCATAGGAACTACATGTAGTATGCCGATCTATGAAGGAGAAAAAATAAACTCATTCCTTAAATCTAAGGAAATCTAA
- a CDS encoding SDR family NAD(P)-dependent oxidoreductase, whose amino-acid sequence MRLKDKKVLIVGVSEGLGYALAYFLLKEGAEVIISARNSEKLERIKKNLEKFGKINYISEEIKDIDSASKLIKNAYTIFGGKIDGLYILIGGYIEDDIYNLKGLDEMINNHIKYPLYVISSALNYLNQGSTIVLISALRGIDKALPNQLSYSIAKAGIAKATEVIASELLDKGIRVVSIAPSWIYGNFEPERNWKSERKLGDVKAPPEDFARILVWLISDEAEWINGVVIPVDGGARLK is encoded by the coding sequence ATGAGGCTAAAAGATAAAAAAGTATTAATTGTAGGAGTAAGTGAAGGCTTAGGATATGCATTAGCATATTTTCTATTGAAGGAAGGAGCAGAAGTAATAATATCTGCACGAAATTCGGAAAAATTAGAAAGAATAAAGAAAAATCTGGAAAAATTTGGTAAAATTAATTACATATCAGAAGAAATAAAGGATATAGATTCTGCAAGTAAATTAATAAAAAATGCTTATACTATATTTGGAGGGAAAATAGATGGATTATACATACTAATAGGTGGATATATAGAAGATGATATCTATAATTTAAAAGGTCTTGACGAGATGATAAATAATCATATTAAATATCCTCTATATGTTATTTCTTCTGCATTAAACTACTTAAATCAAGGATCTACTATAGTATTAATATCTGCTCTTAGAGGAATAGATAAAGCATTACCTAATCAATTATCATATTCTATAGCAAAAGCAGGAATAGCAAAAGCTACAGAAGTAATAGCTAGTGAACTATTAGATAAAGGAATAAGAGTAGTTAGCATTGCTCCTAGCTGGATTTATGGAAATTTTGAACCAGAAAGAAATTGGAAATCAGAAAGAAAATTAGGAGATGTAAAAGCACCGCCAGAGGACTTTGCCAGAATACTAGTTTGGTTAATAAGTGATGAAGCGGAATGGATAAATGGCGTAGTTATTCCAGTAGATGGAGGTGCTAGATTAAAATGA
- a CDS encoding TenA family protein translates to MKTSEILKESAGDLWNKYTRHEFLQKMKDGSLDINTFRYYLIQDSKYVEIMLKSLLTASNKGPIDKVSNILSIIFETRDKGMEVHSWLLSKIGITHEEISKTGFSVSNYAYTRHLYYYATLGWDYFLASWSPCMWGYYEIGTYVKDSPNELYSKWAEFYASDEYKKRVDAILDALDSIQYREELKIPFIDSVKFEIKFWESALNRVETDIQ, encoded by the coding sequence ATGAAAACAAGCGAAATTTTAAAAGAAAGCGCAGGCGATTTGTGGAACAAATATACCAGGCATGAATTTTTACAAAAAATGAAAGATGGAAGTTTAGATATTAATACTTTTAGATATTATTTAATACAAGATTCAAAATATGTTGAAATAATGTTAAAAAGTTTATTAACAGCGTCAAATAAAGGACCTATTGACAAAGTAAGTAATATTCTAAGTATTATATTTGAGACTAGAGATAAAGGAATGGAAGTGCATTCTTGGTTATTATCTAAAATAGGCATTACACACGAAGAAATCTCTAAAACAGGATTTTCAGTTTCTAACTATGCATACACTAGACACCTATATTATTATGCTACATTAGGTTGGGATTACTTTCTAGCATCATGGAGTCCATGTATGTGGGGCTACTATGAAATAGGAACGTATGTTAAAGATTCGCCAAATGAACTATATTCAAAATGGGCCGAATTTTATGCATCTGATGAATACAAAAAAAGAGTAGATGCTATTCTTGATGCTTTAGACTCTATACAGTACAGAGAAGAATTAAAAATACCATTCATTGATAGTGTAAAATTTGAAATAAAATTCTGGGAATCGGCACTAAATAGAGTAGAGACTGATATACAATGA
- a CDS encoding glycosyltransferase, translating into MLANIIIYVIDFISILLDLGLIFQIYQENKKFFIEPKGNFSGKVSVIIPVRGIDINIEENIESILDQEFTPYEVIYVIDPDDPNKRELIQILKKFNVKVIESYYQCDKCSGKIKAQISGLLQSKGDIIVFGDSDTFYHKKWLKELIAPLSMYTATTTFSFAHPIKLSLSNLIRAGFWTLGFESQALQGTFLWGGSMAFRRDFLDNNVITELSKEWCDDCTLTRIVKERNGTIGFIGKAVPLNIYDEHSLVKWASRQVLTVKIYSYRGAKAFLVIGFIMLLLFIIAIINLNVILFIPFILWIVKNLNRGKYLGKNAILPSLMSILGIFFAWFILVISWNRNKITWRDKIYVIK; encoded by the coding sequence ATGCTGGCGAATATTATAATATATGTTATTGATTTTATATCAATATTATTAGATCTTGGTCTAATATTTCAGATATATCAGGAGAATAAAAAATTTTTTATAGAGCCTAAAGGAAACTTTTCTGGAAAAGTAAGTGTAATAATACCAGTTAGAGGTATTGATATAAATATAGAAGAAAATATCGAATCTATTTTAGATCAAGAATTTACTCCATACGAAGTAATTTATGTAATAGATCCAGATGATCCAAATAAAAGAGAACTCATACAAATTTTAAAAAAGTTTAATGTCAAAGTTATTGAAAGTTATTATCAATGTGATAAATGTAGCGGAAAAATAAAAGCTCAAATTTCTGGTTTATTACAAAGCAAAGGAGATATTATAGTTTTTGGAGATTCAGATACTTTTTATCATAAGAAATGGTTGAAAGAGCTTATAGCCCCATTAAGTATGTATACAGCCACTACAACGTTCTCGTTTGCGCATCCTATTAAACTTTCGTTATCTAATTTAATAAGAGCAGGCTTTTGGACTCTAGGATTTGAATCCCAAGCACTTCAAGGAACATTCTTATGGGGTGGATCTATGGCTTTTAGAAGAGATTTTTTAGATAATAATGTAATAACAGAATTAAGTAAAGAATGGTGTGATGACTGTACTTTGACAAGAATAGTAAAAGAGCGTAATGGCACAATAGGATTTATAGGGAAAGCAGTGCCGCTAAATATCTATGACGAACATAGTTTAGTCAAATGGGCATCAAGGCAAGTATTAACTGTGAAAATTTATTCATATAGAGGAGCGAAAGCATTTCTAGTTATAGGATTTATAATGCTATTACTATTTATTATAGCTATTATAAACCTTAATGTCATTTTATTTATTCCGTTTATATTATGGATAGTTAAAAATCTGAATAGAGGAAAATACTTAGGCAAAAATGCTATACTACCATCTTTGATGTCTATATTAGGAATATTTTTTGCTTGGTTTATACTAGTTATAAGTTGGAATAGAAACAAAATAACGTGGCGCGATAAAATATACGTAATAAAGTGA